In a single window of the Amycolatopsis sp. cg5 genome:
- a CDS encoding flavin reductase family protein: MIARETSFSPGSKLYRPAAHFFRGSLGRFATGVAVVTFDATTADGSVKRHGLTVNSFTAVSMDPPLVLVSIQRTVKSHDFLTDCAFSVNILGAEQQALAMNFAGRPTPEGAPVWEEGEHAPRLAGVLSWFECTPWAAYDGGDHTLFLGRVAEYDYRSGDALGFVNGQFSTIHESTQGHESLF; encoded by the coding sequence ATGATCGCCCGTGAAACCAGCTTTTCCCCGGGCTCCAAGCTGTACCGGCCCGCCGCGCACTTCTTCCGCGGCAGCCTCGGCCGGTTCGCCACCGGCGTCGCCGTGGTGACCTTCGACGCGACCACCGCGGACGGGTCGGTGAAACGCCACGGGCTCACGGTGAACTCCTTCACCGCCGTGTCCATGGACCCGCCGCTGGTGCTGGTGTCCATCCAGCGCACCGTGAAGAGTCACGACTTTCTCACCGACTGCGCCTTTTCGGTGAACATCCTCGGCGCGGAACAGCAGGCGCTGGCGATGAACTTCGCGGGCAGGCCGACCCCGGAAGGCGCGCCGGTCTGGGAAGAAGGCGAGCACGCGCCCCGGCTCGCCGGCGTGCTGAGCTGGTTCGAATGCACGCCGTGGGCCGCCTACGACGGCGGCGACCACACGCTGTTCCTCGGCCGGGTCGCCGAATACGACTACCGCTCCGGTGACGCGCTCGGCTTCGTCAACGGGCAGTTCTCCACCATCCACGAATCCACCCAGGGCCACGAATCCCTGTTCTGA